TGCCGCTGCTGCGGCCGGATGGTCGAGTTCGTGAGCCCCGGCATCACCGCCCTGCTCGGCGAGATCTGCCGCGCGCACGGCTTCGAAGGGCGCCAGAACCAGCTGCAGATCCTGGGTATCTGCCGCACCTGCGCCGACGCGAATCATCCAGCGAGCGAAGCCGCCCGGCAGCCGGGCACCGGAGCCGAAATTCATGTCTGAGGATTGGAACGGCAAGATCCCCGCCCGCCTGCCGGTCCTGCAACGTCTCGCGGACCTGCCGGTCGGCAGCACCGCCCGGCTCTCCTGCCAGGAGCTCTCGGAGGGCGAAGCCTGCCTGCTGGCGGCGATGGGGATGACCGAGGGCTGCCGGCTGAAGGTACGAACCAGCGGCGACCCGTGTATCGTCGAAGTGCGCTCGACGCGCATCGGCCTGGCGCGCAGCGTCGCCGTGCGCCTCGTCGTCGCGAGCACTCCCGCCGACGCCGCTGCCGGCGACACCACCGAGACGGCGAAGCAGTAGCCATGAGCGTCGCCACCCCGGTGACACCAGCCCGCGCCGGGGCGAGTCGGAACGCACCGCTGCGCCGTCTGCTGCTGCTCGGCAACCCCAACACCGGCAAGACCACGCTCTTCAACCGCCTCTGCGGGATGCGCGCCAAGACGGCGAACTTCCCCGGCACGACGACCGACTTGCGCGTCGGGCGGCTCCAGCTGCCGCTCGGGGCCGGCCGCACCGAGGCGTTCGACGTCGTCGATCTGCCGGGCCTCTACAGCTTGAAGCTCGATCTGCCGGAGTCGCAAGTCGCCGCCAACGCTGTCACCGGCGCCGACGGACTGCTGCCAGCGGCAGCGATCATCGTGGCCGACGCGACGAATCTCTCGCGCCACCTGATGTTGGTGGGCGAGCTGGCGCGCGAGGGCATTCCGTTCGTGGTCGCGCTCAACATGATCGACCTGGCCCACAGGCGCGGCCTCTCTTTCGATCTCGAGAAGATGTCGCGCGCGATCGGCGCGCCGGTGATTGCGATCGCCGCGCGCAGCGGCAAGGGCGTCGACCATCTCCTGGCCGCGCTGCCGCAGATCTGCGCCGAAGGAGAGGTGCGGCCGCGCGAGGCGAACCGCAAGGCGATCTCCTCCGAGGAGCTCGAGCTCTGGGCCGAGACCGTCGTCGGCGAGAGCGTCGGCGGAGCCCACGCCGTGGGCAGCGGGAGCGACACGCTGCTCGACCGGATCGACGAGACCTTCACGCATCCGATCCTGGGCCTCGTCATCTTCCATCTGGTGATGGCGGCACTGTTCTGGGTGATCTTCGCCGTCGCGAGCGTCCCGATGGATCTGATCGAGGCGATCTTCGCCAATCTGGGCGGCTTCCTCGAGGCCCGGATTCCGGCCGGCGCGGTGCGCGATCTGATCGTCGGCGGGCTCATCGGCGGGGTTTCCGGTACAGTCGTCTTCCTGCCGCAGATCTGTCTTCTCTTCTTTCTGATCACGATCCTCGAGGACACCGGCTACCTGGCGCGCGCGGCGTTCGTCATGGACCGCCTGCTCTGCCGCTTCGGTCTGCCCGGCTACGCCTTCGTGCCGCTGCTCTCGAGTCACGCCTGCGCCATCCCGGGAATTCTCGCGACGAGATTGATTCCCGACCGCCACGACCGCTTCGCGACGATCCTGGTGGCGCCCTTCATGAGCTGCTCGGCGCGCCTTCCGGTCTACGTTCTGCTGACCAACTTCCTCTTCGCTGACCGGCCGCTGCTTGCCGGCATCGCCTTCGCCGCCTGCTACCTGCTCGGCGCGATCGCCGCGATGGGCAGCGCCTTCCTCGTCCGGCGCACCCTCCTGCCGGGCAAATCGCGCCCGATGGTGCTCGAGCTGCCGAGCTACAAATGGCCCTCGCTCCGGGTCGCTTTCGCCAACGCCCTCGAGCAGGGTTGGTCGTTCCTGCGCACCGTCGGGACGGTGATTCTCGCGATCTGCTTCGTGATGTGGTGGCTCTCGGCCTATCCGAAGGTGGAGCCGCCAGCGGCGGCGATCGCTCTCACGGCGCAGGCCGAGACGCTCGCCGCGGCCGAGCCTGCCGCTGCCGCGCGCCTCGCTGCCGAAGCGGCCGGCCTCACCCTCTCGCATCAGCAGGAGGCGAGCTTCGCCGGCAAGCTCGGCCGTGCTGTCGAGCCGCTGTTCGCGCCGCTCGGCTACGACTGGCGCCTGACCATGGGCGTGCTCACCGCCTTCGCGGCGCGCGAAGTCTTCGTCTCGACGCTCGCCGTCCTGGTGGGGTCGCCGGACGGGGAGGACGCCGGCATCCTCGAGCGCATTCACCGCGCCAGACGCGACGACGGCACGCCGCTGCTGACCACGGCGACAGCCATATCCCTGCTCGTCTTCTTCGTTCTGGCGATGCAATGTCTGGCGACCGTCGTGACCGTCCGACGGGAGATGAAGAGCTGGAACTGGGCGCTGCTGCAGTTTCTCTGGATGACCGGCGTGGCCTGGATCGGAGCGTTCCTGGCGTTTCATGGACTGAAGCTCGCCGGGATCGCCTGAAATGACTCTGCCGGTGTCCGATCCTCAGTTCTGGCTGGTGACCGGCGCCGCCGGACTGGCCCTGGCGCTCCTGCTGCGCCGCCTCTTTCGCCGGCCGAAATCCCCGTCGCTGCCGTGCTCCGGGTGCCCCAAGGCGGGCCGCCCGGGCACCCCGCGCCCGCTCCTCGTCGCCCTCGCGGCGCCAGGGCTCGGCGCGCTCTTCGCCCTGATGGCGCTGATGGCTCTGATGGCCGGCGTCGCCTCGCCGCTCGAGGCCGAGCTCGTGGAGCGCGACGTCGCGGCGATGGGCACGCGCCTCGCCATCACGATCGAGAGTCCCGACCGCCCGAGCGGCCTCGCGGCCAGTGAAGCGATCGTCGCGGCCGTGGAGGATGCCGAGCGCCGTCTCTCGACCTGGCGCGCGACGAGCGAGCTCGCGGCATTCCATGCTGCGCCGCCCGGATCGCGGGTCGCCCTCTCGCCGCTCGCCTGGACCGCCATGACGACGGCCCTCACCTGCTGGCGCGAGACCGGCGGGGCGTTCGACCCGACCATCGCGCCGCTCGTCGAAGCCTGGGGCCTGCGCACGGGCGGGCGGCTCCCCACCGAGGCCGAGATCGCAGCCGCCCGGAGTGGCGTGGGTGCCGGCCGGCTCGAGCTCGACCCGGAGCGCCGCGAGATCGTCCAGCCGGGCGGGCTCCGCCTCGAGGAGGGCGGGTTCGGCAAGGGGGCCGGGCTCGACGCCGCCCTGGCCGCGGCCCAGGCGCTCGCGCCCGGGGCCGAGATCGAGCTCGACTTCGGCGGTCAGCTGGCCTGGAGCGGGCGAGGCGAACCGCGCGCCGTCCGCCTCGCCGACCCGCGCGATCGCTCGCGTACCGTTCTCGAGCTGACCATCGACTCCGCCTTCGGGTCGGTCGCGACCTCCGCGAATTCGGAGCGCGGTGCGACCGTCGGGGGGATCCCTGTCGGCCACCTGCTCGATCCACGCAGCGGCCGGCCGGCGCCGGACTTCGGCAGTGCCACGGTCTTCGCGCCGCTGGCCGCCACCGCCGACTGCCGCGCGACCGGTTTGTTCGTCCTCGGGCCGGAGCGCGGCGCGGCGCTCGCGGCGCGCTGGAGTCGCGACCGCCAGGGCGAGGCGGTCCTGCTCCTCGTCGAGCCGCACGGACTGCGCGCCCTGGTCACCCAGGGGCTCGCGGCACGGGCGCGGGCTCTTTCGCCCGACCTCCTCATCGACACGATCGTTGGATCTTCTTAGGGGATTTTCGCAGGCGTAGAAGCGAGGGCGCACGGCCTGGTCTCGGGAAAGTCCGCGGCCGCCGCCCTCTCGGTCCCACAGCCTTCGGCACTACCGCCCAAGGCCATGCAACAAGGGGAGTCTAGTTCATGCACGGAAAGTCGCCTTCGGGCAGACGAATCTCGGGCGCCCTGGCGCTCGCGGTCGGAATCGCGCTGACGAGTTCTGCTTTCGCGCAGTCCACGCCTCCGGCCGGCGGCGCACCAGCCACTTCGGCAAGCAGTCCGACGAGCACCGAGCAGCTGAACCGCCTCGCCGCCGAGGTCGCCGAGCTCAGGGCGGCGATCGCCGCGCTGCAGGCGGCTGCCGCGACGCCGAAAGCCGCTGAGGCTGCGACTCCGGCGCCGGGGGCAGCGTCGACGTCCACGGCAGCGGTGGCATCGGCAGCCGAGGTCGCCGAGCTGGCGCGGCGGATCGACCTCCTGGCGGGCGAGCTCGAGCAGATGCGCCTCGGTGAGAGCGCGCCGGCGGTCGCCGCAGCGGGCGGCGGCATCTCCGATACCGGCTTCGGCCCGGCGGCGTCCAAGGTCTACGCCATCGAGCAGGGGCTGTCGATCGGCGGCTACGGCGAGATGGTCTATCAGGGATTCGCCGCGCAACGGGACGACGGCGTCGACTCGGGCAGGAAGGACGAGCTCGACTTCCTGCGCGCGGTCCTCTACGTGGGCTACAAGTGGAACGACGACTGGCTCTTCAACTCGGAGATCGAGTGGGAACACGCCAAGGCGGGCGAGGGGCAGCGCGGCGAAGTGGCCGTCGAGTTCGCCTACCTCGAACGCCGCATCCGACCAGAAATCAACGTCCGCGCGGGCCTCCTCCTGGTGCCGATGGGCTTCATCAACGAGCTCCACGAACCGACGACCTACCTCGGGGCGCGTCGTCCGGGCATCGAGCAGGCGATCCTCCCCACCACCTGGCGCGAGAACGGCGCCGGCATCTTCGGCGAGGTCGGGCCGATCACCTACCGGACCTATCTCATGAACGGCCTCGAAGCCGAGCGCTTCGCCGCCGGTGGGCTGCGCTCTTCGCGCCAGAACGGGGCCAAAGCGGTCGCCGAGAACCTCGCCTGGGTGGGAAGGATCGACTGGACCGCGATCCCGGGTTTCGTGGCCGGCGTCTCGGGTTACCTCGGCGACTCGGCGCAAGGGCTGGCCGACGCTTCCGGCGAGTTGAGCGTCGACACGCGGCTCCTGGAACTCCATGCCGAGTGGCGCGGCCACGGGTTCCAGTTGCGCGGTCTCTGGGTGGAGGGCGACCTCGACGGCGTCGCCCGCCTCAACCAGAGGCTCGCGCTCTCCGGCAACAGGTCGGTCGGCGAAGAGCTCTCCGGTTACTACGTCGAGGCCGGCTACGACGTGCTCTCGCTCGTGGAGAGCCGGCAGGCGCTCATCCCGTTCGCGCGGTTCGAGAGTTACGACACGCAGGCAGCGGTCCCCTCCGGGTTCGGTCGCAACCCTGCCAACGAGATCGAAACGCTCACCCTCGGCGTCAACTGGAAGCCGATCGAGCAGTTGATCTTCAAGGCCGACTGGCAGGACGTCGAGAACGGCGCCGGCACCGGCGTCGATCAGTGGAACCTCGCGCTCGGCTATATCTTCTGAGCCGATGAGAAGAACGACCTTCGCTCCGCTGGCGCTCGCCTCAGGGCTCGCAGTTTCGTCCCTGTCGTTGGCCCTGTCGGCGACGCCGGCGGCGGCGAAGGTGCTGCTCTCCCCCGAAGAGGCGCTGGCGCTCGCCTTCCCCGGCTGCACCATCGAACGGCAGACGGTCTACCTCACTGCGGCGGAAGCCTCCGCCGCCCGCGAGCTCGCCGGCACCGAGCTCGCCTCCGCGGTCGTCCATCCCTATCGTGCGCGACGGCTCGAGGGAGGGGCCGGCGCCCCGGAAGGGAAGGGCGGCGGCGAGGCCTGCGGCACCGCCTACTTCGATACCCACCGGGTGCGCACGCTCGCCGAGACGGTGATGGTCGCCATCGATCCTGCGGGCGGCATCCTCCGCATCGAGGTGCTCTCTTTCGACGAGCCCCCCGACTACCTGCCGCGGGTCGAGTGGTACGAGCAGTTCGGCGGGCGCAAGCTCGCGCCCGAAACCGAGCTCGGCCGCGGCATCCGGCCGGTGACCGGAGCGACGCTCACCGCCCGGGTGACGACCGACGCTGCCCGCCGCGCGCTGGCGGTGCACGCGCAGGTCGCGGCACGCAGCGCGGCACCTCCTGTGCCGCCTCTGGCGCGGCCACAGCGATGACCCGCTTCGAGGCCTGGTTGCTCCACCTCGCGACGCTTTTGGTGGGCGGGGGAGGTCTGGTCTACGCCTGGATGCGCTACCTCGTCCGCCCGGAGGATCCGTTCGCGGTGGTGAATCACCCCTGGCAACCGCAAGTGCAGCACCTCCATGTTCTCGCGGCGCCGCTCCTGGTCTTCGCGATCGGCCTGGTCTGGAAAACGCATGCCTGGCCCGGCGTGCGACTGCGTGCCGCCGCGCGCCGCCGGAGCGGGCTCGCCCTGGTCGCGACGGCGGCGCCGATGATCGCCTCCGGCTATCTCCTGCAGACGGCGACCGACCCTTCCTGGCGGCAGGCCTGGCTGGTGATCCACCTCGCCGCCTCCGGCCTCTGGCTCGGGGGCTACCTCGCGCACCAGCTCTCTTCGCGGTTCGTTCGTCCGGCCCGGCCGGAGTCGCCGCGACCTCCCGGCGGCCGTCCGCGGTAACCTTTCCCGGCTGCTGCGGTAGTTCCGGGCAGCATGAGCTCCGGAATCGCCGCCATGAAAACGCCCACCAGCCCGCTGGCTCCGCTGGCTCCAAACGACAGCCAGCTCATGGGCCGGGTGCGCGACGGGGACGTCGCCCTCCTGGGGGAGCTCTTCGAGCGCCACCACCAGCGTCTGTTCCATTTCTTCCTGCGCCTCGCCCGCAGCCGCTCGGCGGCCGAGGACCTCGTGCAGGAGGTCTTCGTGCGGATGCTCAAGTACCGCCACACGTTCCGCAGCGAATCCGACTTCGTGCCCTGGATGTTCACCCTGGCGAGGAACGCCGCGACCGACCTCTACCGGGCGCGGCCGAAAGAGCTGCCCGAGAATCCGGACGCCCCGGAACCGCAGGCCGACCTGCCGCATCCGATCGCCGGCCTCGAGCGCTCCGAGCAGGAGGCGAAGCTGCGGCGGGCACTCGCGAAGTTGCACGCCGACAAGCGCGAGATTCTGCTGATGGCGCGCTTCTCGGAGCTGAAGTACGACCGAATCGCCGAGTTGCTCGGCATCTCGGAAGGGGCAGTGAAGGTCCGGGTTCACCGGGCACTGAAGGAGCTCAAGGAGGCGTTTCTCGCCGACCCGGCTCCGCTGGCGCCAGGGAGCGCGGCAAAGGAGGTCGAATGACCAGCCGGACGTTTGCATGCGAAACGATGCAGGAGCGCCTGACGGCGCGGTTGAGCGGCGCGCTGACGCCCGCCGAGATGAGCGAGCTCGAGTCCCATCTCGCCGGCTGCGAAACCTGCACCGCCGAGGCCGCGCTCGTCGCCCAGCTCTGGGACGGTCTGGCCGCTCCCGGCGAGGGTGTTCCCTCGCAGCGGATGCGCGCGCGGTTCGATGCCGCGCTCGCCGTCGAGCGGGACAGACCGGAGAACGCGCCGCTCGCGTTCCATGGCCATGGGGGAGCGTCGTCGGAGTCGGCGTCGGACCGTTCGCAGGCACCGACCCTTGCTGCGCGGCCCGCCCCCTTCCGCCGCTTCCTGCCGCTCGCGGCGATGCTCCTCCTCGGCCTTGGCCTCGGCTATCTGACCTTCAGCCGGCAGGGGGACGATGTCGCCCTTCTGCGCCGCGAGGTGGGTGACCTGCACACGATGGTGGCGCTCTCGCTGCTCGAGAAGGCCTCGGTCTCGGAGCGCCTCCAGGGCGTCGCTTACAGCCGGGACGCCGCCGTATCGCTCGACTTCGGCAATCTCCGGGGAGAGGGCCGCCGGGAGGAGGAGAGCCGACCCGACTCGACCGCCTCAAGGGCCGCACCGGCCGCGGAGCGCGAGCAGATCGTGGCGGCGCTCTTCGCCCGGCTGCTCGAAGATCCGAACGTCAACGTCCGGCTCGCGGCGCTCGAGGCGCTGCGGCCGCTCGCGGCGCGCGACGACCGCCGGAGCGAGTTCGTCGCGGCGGTCGCGCGCCAGGACTCGCCGCTCGTCGCCCTGTCGCTCATCGATCTCCTCCTCGAATCGGGCACCGCCGCGGCCCGGCACGACCTCGAGCAGCTACTCGCCAACGATCAACTCGACCCGGTGGTGCGCGGCTATCTCCGCGACCGCCTCGGAAGGAGCGCCTGATGAACCTCGTTCGCCTCGCCCCACCCGCAGGGCATCTCCTCGCTGCCTTCGCCGGTCTCGGTCTTCTCTGGGCGTCGCTCTTCGCGCCGCCGCTCGCGGCGCTCGAGCAGCGGGAAACCGTCACCCGGACCTTCACCCTCGCAGCCGTCTCGGGCCAGCGGACGCTGGTGGTGGACAACGTCACGGGCTCGATCGACATCGAGGCCGCGAGCGGCGACACCGTCGAGCTGTCCCTGAAGCAGACGTTCATCGCCAGGAACGCCGCCGGGATGGCGCGCGCCCGCCAGGAGGTCGTGCTCGAGGTGACCGAGAACCCGGGGCGGCTCGAGCTCGTCCAGGGCGGGCCGTGGCGCTGCCAGGGCGGCGAGCGCCGGCGAGACGGCGACTGCTGCTGCGACCACGACGGCAGGGCCGACCGCGACTACCAGGTGCGCTTCGACTGGACTCTCAAGGTGCCGAAGAACCTCGACCTCGAGGTCGAGAACGTGAACGAAGGCGCGATCCGTATCACCGGCACGGTTGGCCATCTCGAGGTCGGCCATGTGAACGACGACGTGACGCTGGTCCGGGTGGCGGGTGAAGTGGACGCCAACACCGTGAACGGCGAGCTGAAGGTGGACTTCGCGGCAGCTCCGGCCGGCGACTGCCGGTTCGGCACCGTGAACGGCGACATCGAACTGGCGTTTCCGAAGGGGCTCGGCGCCGAGCTCACCTTCGCGACGCTGAACGGCGAGGTCTATACCGACTTCCCGTTCGAGCTGGGAAAGCTCCCGACGACGAGCGAACGCTCGAAGTCCGGCGGGCGGAATCACCACGCAATGGGCGGCACGACCGCGGCCACGATCGGTGGCGGCGGGATCGAGCTTGTCTGCAAGACGGTCAACGGTGACATCACCATTCGCGAGCGTTCCTGACGCCCGCTTCGGGAGACGGAAGATGAGAATCATGAGCCTGACGGAAAAGATGGCAAGAACCACCCTGAAAGCCGGGACCGCGGCCCTCTTCGCATGGCTGCTGACAGCGACGCCGGGAGCCGCCGAACGCCTGACGGTGCCGCTCTCCGATCCGTCGAAGCCGGCGGAGCTCGAAGTCTCGCTGGTGATGGGCTCGATCCAGGTCACCGGAACGACGACCCGCGAGGTCGTCATCGAGGCCCTCTCGCGCGCCGAGGACGAGGACGAAGACGATCGGGACCTGCCGGGGGATCGCGCCGGCATGCGCCGGATCCCGAACACGTCGATCGGTCTCGAGGCCGAGCAGGAGAGCAACAAGGTATCGATCTCGGCCGAGTCCTGGGCCCGCCCCGTCGACCTCGAGATCCAGGTCCCGGTCGGGAGCACCGTGCGCCTTTCGACCGTCAACGACGGCGATATCGAGGTCGAGAACATCGACGGCGAGGTCGAAGTCAGCAATACCAACGGCGAGATCCGAGTGAAGAACGTCCGCGGCCCGGTCTCCGCGACGACGGTGAACGGCGACGTGCAGGTCGTCTTCCGCGGCGCCATGGCGGCGGTGCCGATGGCCTTCTCGACCTTGAACGGCGATGTCGACATCACCTTTCCCGCCGACCTCAAGGCCGACGTCCGGATGAGCTCGGTCAACGGCGAGATCTACTCCGACTTCGACGTGTCCGTGACGACCGAAACGGTCGCCGGCGTGGACGAGAAGCCGAAGAAGGGCCGGACCCACGTCGTCATCGAGCGCGAGATGCGGGGCAAGATCAACGGCGGCGGCGCCGAGATCCTGTTCAAGACGTTCAACGGCGACATCCTCCTGCGGCGCGCCAAGAACTAGCCCGCGTCGTCGCAGGGCGGCAGCCGCCAGCGCGGGGTCGCCGATCGCCGATCGCCGATCGCCGCTCCGGGGAAGGGGGCTCTGTTCCGCAGCTGGAGTAGAGTCCCCTTTCATGTGTGCAGAGAAGGCCGACGAGACCGGCTCGAGCCCGGTTTCCGAAGCGGAGCCAGGCCTGGCTCCGCGGTCCGCAAGGGAGCCAAGCCTGGCTCCGCGGTCCGAAACGGAGCCAAGCCTGGCTCCGCCTTCAGACGTCACCACACTCTTGGCCGCCGCGCGGAGCGGCGAGAGGCGCGCCTCCGAGGCGCTCTACGACCGCGTCTACTCCGAGCTCAAGCGGCTGGCGCACGTCCAGCTGTCGGTGCATGGGCGCCCCGGGCAGACGCTGGACACCACCGCCCTGGTACACGAGACCTTCCTGCGGCTCGCTGGTCCGGCCGGCGCGGCGCCCGCCGACCGCGCCCACTTCTTCAATCTCGCCGCGCGCGTCATGCGCCACGTCATCGTCGACTTCGCCCGCCGTCGCGACGCCGAGAAGCGAGGGGGCGGCGTCGTACCGATCGAGCTCGAAGAGGCGGCGCATCGGTTGGCCGATCCGGGAGGGACGCTGTCGATCGAGATGCTGGCGCTGGACCGCGCCTTGGGCGAGCTCGAGCGCGCCAGCCCCGAGCTCGCGCACCTGGTCGAACTGCGTTTCTTCGCCGGTCTCGCACTCGAGGAGATCGCCCCGATCGTCGAGCGCAGCGAGCGCTCGTTGAAGCGCGACTGGCGGCGGGCGCAGGCCTTTCTGCGTGCCGCCCTCGATGGCAAGGCGACCCCCCCCAGGTCCGGCCCGACGGCATCGTGAATCGAGGACGTTCGCGCCCCCTGTCCCCCAGCGTCGGCCGCCCGCGCATCCAGCAGCGGAGGGTATTGGTCAGCAGATGAAGAACCGCTGGGAGACGATCTTCGACGAGCTCGTGGAGGAGAGCGCGGAGGTGCGCGCGGCGCGCCTCGCCGCAGTTGCGGCCACCGACCCGGAGCTCGCCCGGTTTCTTGCGGAGCTGCTCGCCGCCGATCGAACGGAGGAGGAGCTCATCGGTGCGCCGCTTCTCGCCCGCGCGCCGGTCTTCGTCGCCTCGGCGCTCGAGTCGGGAGTCGCCCGGCTCGAGGGAGACGCGGCGGCCGGCGCCGACGTCGTCGCCATGACGATCGAAGACGCCGAGACGATCGGTCCCTATCGCCTCGTGCGCCGCATTGGCGAAGGCGGCATGGGTGAGGTCTTCCTCGCCGAACGCTCCGACGGCGAGTTCGAGCAGCGCGTCGCCCTGAAGCGGATCCGTGCCGGCCTCGATTCGCACGCCATCGCCGAGCGCTTCCTGCGCGAACGCCAGATTCTCGCCCGCCTGGAGCATCCGGGAATCGCCCACCTGCTCGACGGTGGCTCGACCGACGACGGCGATCCCTATTTCGTCCTCGAGCACGTCGAGGGCCTGCCGATCACCGAGTGGTGCGAGCGCCGCTTCACACCGCTCGAGACCCGCATCCGCCTGATGATCGAAGTGGCGGACGCCGTCGATGCGGCGCACCGCCAGCTCGTCGTGCACCGCGATCTCAAGCCGACCAACATCCTGGTGACCGCGAGCGGCCGGGTGAAGCTGCTCGACTTCGGCATCGCGAAGCTCCTGCAGCCGGAGGCGTTCGACGAGCGCCAGACCCAGCTCGGCGGGCAGCCGCTCACCCCCGCCTACGCCGCGCCGGAACAGATCCTCGGCGAGGCCGTGACGACGGCGACCGACGTCTATTCGATGGGCGCCCTCCTCTTCGAGCTGCTGACCGGCCGCCCGCCTTTCGACCGCGCCGGGCGGCCGCTGCCGGCGCTGGTGCGCGCGGTCGATTCGGAGACCCTCGAGCGGCCGTCGGTCGTCGCCGCCGGGGCGGGCGAGGCCGAGCCGGAGCGCGAGATCCTGCGCGGCTTCGCGCCGCGGCTCGCCGGCGATCTCGACTCGATCGTGCTCAAAGCGCTCCACCGCGAGCCGGCGCGGCGCTACCCCTCGGCGGCCGCACTGCGCGACGATCTGCGGCGCTTTCTCGACGGCCGCCCGGTGAAGGCGCAGCCGGACAGCGCGAGCTACCGGGCGAGGAAGTTCATCGGCCGTCACAGCCTCGGCGTCGCGGCGGGCATCGTCTTCGCTGCGGCGTTGGTCGCCGGCATCGGCGTCGTTCTCTGGCAGGCGGAGCTGGCGCGCGGCGAGGCGCGCCGGGCCGATCGTGTGCAGACTTTCCTGATCGAGCTCTTCCGCGAGGCCGACCCGAGCCAGACGCTGGGCGAAACGATCACGGCGCGGGAGATTCTCGAGAAAGGGGCTAGCCGCCTCGAGGAGCAGCTCGTCGAGGAGCCGGCGGTGCGCGCCGAGCTGCTCGACACGGTCGCGCAGGTCGAGCGCAACCTCGGGCTCTTCGAACCGGCCGCAAAGCGCGCCGACGCCGCCATCGCCCTGCGGCGGGGGAGTGGCGCGGGTCGCGCTTCGGGCAGGGGGGCGAGCGGTCCGAAAGAGCTCGCCGCCAGCCTCGTGACGCGGTCCGAGAT
The nucleotide sequence above comes from Thermoanaerobaculia bacterium. Encoded proteins:
- a CDS encoding ferrous iron transport protein A; amino-acid sequence: MSEDWNGKIPARLPVLQRLADLPVGSTARLSCQELSEGEACLLAAMGMTEGCRLKVRTSGDPCIVEVRSTRIGLARSVAVRLVVASTPADAAAGDTTETAKQ
- a CDS encoding ferrous iron transporter B, whose translation is MSVATPVTPARAGASRNAPLRRLLLLGNPNTGKTTLFNRLCGMRAKTANFPGTTTDLRVGRLQLPLGAGRTEAFDVVDLPGLYSLKLDLPESQVAANAVTGADGLLPAAAIIVADATNLSRHLMLVGELAREGIPFVVALNMIDLAHRRGLSFDLEKMSRAIGAPVIAIAARSGKGVDHLLAALPQICAEGEVRPREANRKAISSEELELWAETVVGESVGGAHAVGSGSDTLLDRIDETFTHPILGLVIFHLVMAALFWVIFAVASVPMDLIEAIFANLGGFLEARIPAGAVRDLIVGGLIGGVSGTVVFLPQICLLFFLITILEDTGYLARAAFVMDRLLCRFGLPGYAFVPLLSSHACAIPGILATRLIPDRHDRFATILVAPFMSCSARLPVYVLLTNFLFADRPLLAGIAFAACYLLGAIAAMGSAFLVRRTLLPGKSRPMVLELPSYKWPSLRVAFANALEQGWSFLRTVGTVILAICFVMWWLSAYPKVEPPAAAIALTAQAETLAAAEPAAAARLAAEAAGLTLSHQQEASFAGKLGRAVEPLFAPLGYDWRLTMGVLTAFAAREVFVSTLAVLVGSPDGEDAGILERIHRARRDDGTPLLTTATAISLLVFFVLAMQCLATVVTVRREMKSWNWALLQFLWMTGVAWIGAFLAFHGLKLAGIA
- a CDS encoding FAD:protein FMN transferase, with product MTLPVSDPQFWLVTGAAGLALALLLRRLFRRPKSPSLPCSGCPKAGRPGTPRPLLVALAAPGLGALFALMALMALMAGVASPLEAELVERDVAAMGTRLAITIESPDRPSGLAASEAIVAAVEDAERRLSTWRATSELAAFHAAPPGSRVALSPLAWTAMTTALTCWRETGGAFDPTIAPLVEAWGLRTGGRLPTEAEIAAARSGVGAGRLELDPERREIVQPGGLRLEEGGFGKGAGLDAALAAAQALAPGAEIELDFGGQLAWSGRGEPRAVRLADPRDRSRTVLELTIDSAFGSVATSANSERGATVGGIPVGHLLDPRSGRPAPDFGSATVFAPLAATADCRATGLFVLGPERGAALAARWSRDRQGEAVLLLVEPHGLRALVTQGLAARARALSPDLLIDTIVGSS
- a CDS encoding FMN-binding protein; the protein is MRRTTFAPLALASGLAVSSLSLALSATPAAAKVLLSPEEALALAFPGCTIERQTVYLTAAEASAARELAGTELASAVVHPYRARRLEGGAGAPEGKGGGEACGTAYFDTHRVRTLAETVMVAIDPAGGILRIEVLSFDEPPDYLPRVEWYEQFGGRKLAPETELGRGIRPVTGATLTARVTTDAARRALAVHAQVAARSAAPPVPPLARPQR
- a CDS encoding RNA polymerase sigma factor codes for the protein MKTPTSPLAPLAPNDSQLMGRVRDGDVALLGELFERHHQRLFHFFLRLARSRSAAEDLVQEVFVRMLKYRHTFRSESDFVPWMFTLARNAATDLYRARPKELPENPDAPEPQADLPHPIAGLERSEQEAKLRRALAKLHADKREILLMARFSELKYDRIAELLGISEGAVKVRVHRALKELKEAFLADPAPLAPGSAAKEVE
- a CDS encoding zf-HC2 domain-containing protein yields the protein MTSRTFACETMQERLTARLSGALTPAEMSELESHLAGCETCTAEAALVAQLWDGLAAPGEGVPSQRMRARFDAALAVERDRPENAPLAFHGHGGASSESASDRSQAPTLAARPAPFRRFLPLAAMLLLGLGLGYLTFSRQGDDVALLRREVGDLHTMVALSLLEKASVSERLQGVAYSRDAAVSLDFGNLRGEGRREEESRPDSTASRAAPAAEREQIVAALFARLLEDPNVNVRLAALEALRPLAARDDRRSEFVAAVARQDSPLVALSLIDLLLESGTAAARHDLEQLLANDQLDPVVRGYLRDRLGRSA
- a CDS encoding DUF4097 family beta strand repeat protein, translating into MSLTEKMARTTLKAGTAALFAWLLTATPGAAERLTVPLSDPSKPAELEVSLVMGSIQVTGTTTREVVIEALSRAEDEDEDDRDLPGDRAGMRRIPNTSIGLEAEQESNKVSISAESWARPVDLEIQVPVGSTVRLSTVNDGDIEVENIDGEVEVSNTNGEIRVKNVRGPVSATTVNGDVQVVFRGAMAAVPMAFSTLNGDVDITFPADLKADVRMSSVNGEIYSDFDVSVTTETVAGVDEKPKKGRTHVVIEREMRGKINGGGAEILFKTFNGDILLRRAKN